One segment of Triticum aestivum cultivar Chinese Spring chromosome 2A, IWGSC CS RefSeq v2.1, whole genome shotgun sequence DNA contains the following:
- the LOC123189627 gene encoding mitochondrial pyruvate carrier 1: MATAFKAFVNSPVGPKTTHFWGPVANWGFVLAGLVDLNKPPEMISGNMTAAMCVYSGLFMRFAWMVQPRNYLLLACHASNETVQLYHLSRCARAQGYLDSKKEPEAQQ; the protein is encoded by the exons ATGGCGACGGCGTTCAAGGCGTTCGTGAACAGCCCCGTCGGCCCCAAGACCACCCACTTCTGGGGCCCCGTCGCTAACTGGGGCTTCGTCCTCGCG GGTTTGGTTGacttgaacaagcctcctgagATGATATCTGGCAATATGACAGCCG CCATGTGTGTGTATTCTGGGCTCTTTATGAGGTTCGCGTGGATGGTACAGCCCCGGAACTACTTGCTTCTGGCATGCCATGCCTCCAACGAAACCGTTCAGCTCTATCATTTATCTCGCTGTGCTAGGGCTCAGGG GTATCTGGATTCCAAGAAAGAGCCGGAGGCCCAACAGTAA